The genomic segment CCGATGCCCTGGCCGCGCACGTCGTGCTTCTCGAAGAACTGCTTGGTGAACGGGCTGCCGTAGTCCTTGGCGATCTGCTCGCCGGCGGCGAACGAGTTGTGGCCCATGTGCTCGACGCCGGACCCGATGGCCACGTCGTGCACGCCGGAGGCCACGAGCGCGACCGCGATGCCGACGGCCTGCTGGGCCGAGCCGCACTGCAGGTCGATCGTGCTGGCCGACGCCTCGATCGGGAAGCCCTCCTGCAGCCAGGCGTTGCGCGCCACGTTCATCGACTGCTGGCCGAACTGCTGCACGCAGCCGGCGACGACATACTCGACCTCCGCAGGATCGATCCCGCTGCGGGACACGAGCTCCCTGTAGGTCGCCCCGAGCAGGTCGGCGGGGTGCAGGTCCTTGTAGTAGCCCTTCTCGGGATGGCCGCGCCCGATGGGCGTGCGGACGGCCTCGACGATGACGACTTCCCGGCCCTGCTGTGCGCTCTTCATCCCGACCACGCCTCCGACCTCATGGATTCAACCAATCGTTTGGGAGCGTACCAGCCGCGGCCGGCCGCTCCCCGCAAGCCTAGAACGCCGGCGCCCGGCGCTGCGTGAACGCCGCGATGCCCTCGGCGAAGTCGTCGGCGCCCTGCAGCAGCGCGATCGCCTCCGCCGCGTACCCCTGCTGCTCCCAGGCACCCCGCGCCAGAAATGCCTTGCCGACCGACTGCGCCAGGGGTGAGCGCGTCGCCATCACTCCGGCCAGCCGCTCGGCCTCGGCGAGGTGCTCGCCCTCGGCCACGACCGTGTTGACCAGGCCGGCGAGGCGCGCCTGCTCGGCGTCGATGGGCAGGCCGGTCAGCACGAGGTACTTCATCCAGTGCAGGTTGACCTGGGCCCGGCCGCGGACGATGCCGGGCCCGGGCACGAGGCCCACGCTCGTCTCCGGGGTGGCGAACCGCGCGGTGGCGTCGGCGACGACGATGTCGCAGACCATCGTCAGCTCGCAGCCCCCGCCCATCGCGTGGCCGTGGACGGCGGCGATCGTCGGCTTGGGGAACTCGTCGACCGCCCGGTAGGCGCCGAGCGCGACGGCCATGTAGTCGCGGCGGTCGG from the Baekduia soli genome contains:
- a CDS encoding enoyl-CoA hydratase/isomerase family protein, with the protein product MLTTEIRGSTAWLVLDRPEKLNAMPRGFFSELTDAMAALAVDDRVRVVVFSGAGRCFSVGGDIEDFGTIGGVADRRDYMAVALGAYRAVDEFPKPTIAAVHGHAMGGGCELTMVCDIVVADATARFATPETSVGLVPGPGIVRGRAQVNLHWMKYLVLTGLPIDAEQARLAGLVNTVVAEGEHLAEAERLAGVMATRSPLAQSVGKAFLARGAWEQQGYAAEAIALLQGADDFAEGIAAFTQRRAPAF